AGAGAGTCGGGAAGACATAAGTATTCATACAACTTCTCCTGGCTGGGACGTCCAATAATTCAGTACCCGCAGGATATCGTAGCCATGCAGGAACTTATCTACGCACTGCAGCCTGATATCATCATAGAGACCGGTATTGCCCATGGGGGATCACTGGTCTTCTATGCCTCGATGCTTGAGCTAAATGCCGCATGTGGGGGACCGAAGGATGCTGGTGTCTTGGGTGTAGACATTGACATCCGTGCCCACAATCGAGAAGCCGTCGAGAAGCATCCCATGGTTAAGCGTATTTCTATGATTCAGGGCTCTAGCATTGCGCCAGAGATCATCGAGCAAGTCAAGATCAGGGCAAAGGGCAAGCCTTGTGTTCTGGTGTGTCTTGATAGTAATCACGCTCACAACCATGTGCTGTCGGAACTGGAGGCCTACGCGCCGCTGGTGACAGCGGGCAGTTACTGTGTGGTGTTTGATACTGTGATCGAGGACATGCCCACCGATATGTTTCCCGACCGCCCTTGGGGAAAGGGCAATAACCCCAAGACGGCAGTCCATGAGTATTTGGAAACCCATGCCGAGTTCGAAATCGACATGAGCATTCAGCGCAAGCTGCTGATTACGGTGGCACCGGATGGGTATTTGAAGAGAGTTCGATAAATGCGGGAGCACACGATATCAACTACGCCGGTTGCGATCTACATACCAACATACAATAGGGCGAAGTGTCTTGACCGCACAATCAGGAGCGCACTGGCGCAAACTCACAGAAATATTCGCGTGTATGTTTCGGACAACGCCTCATCAGACAACACAGAGGAAGTGTGCAGGAAGTACACCGTTGACGCCAGATGTTCGTATTTGAGGCTTTCGCAGAATCAGGGAGCCCTGAAGAACTTTGAGTCTTTCAATTCCTGCTCCGGCGAACCGTGGATGATGTTTCTTGCAGATGACGATTACATTGACAAGGATTACATTGAGAAGTGCTTGTCTTTTGCATTAAAGAACGATTGTATTCGGGTC
Above is a window of bacterium DNA encoding:
- a CDS encoding cephalosporin hydroxylase family protein; this encodes MRNNFKDISSRWLRESGRHKYSYNFSWLGRPIIQYPQDIVAMQELIYALQPDIIIETGIAHGGSLVFYASMLELNAACGGPKDAGVLGVDIDIRAHNREAVEKHPMVKRISMIQGSSIAPEIIEQVKIRAKGKPCVLVCLDSNHAHNHVLSELEAYAPLVTAGSYCVVFDTVIEDMPTDMFPDRPWGKGNNPKTAVHEYLETHAEFEIDMSIQRKLLITVAPDGYLKRVR